One Anopheles marshallii chromosome 3, idAnoMarsDA_429_01, whole genome shotgun sequence genomic region harbors:
- the LOC128715707 gene encoding gamma-aminobutyric acid type B receptor subunit 1 yields MKNRALKPNYSYFSETYSSVTCFVQYPTVFCMLLAVLFVGSVNGANQLHIGGIFPIGGKGGWQGGQACMPAAKLALQDVNENPDLLPGFNLTLHSNDSECEPGLGASVMYNLLYNSPQKLMLLAGCSTVCTTVAEAAKMWNLVVLCYGASSPALSDRSRFPTLFRTHPSATVHNPTRIKLMQKFGWSRVAILQQAEEVFISTVEDLETRCKDAGIEIVTRQSFLSDPTDAVRNLRRQDARIIVGLFYVVAARRVLCEMYKQQLYGRAYVWFFIGWYEDNWYEVNLKNENISCTKEQMRMAAEGHLTTEALMWNQNNQKTISGMSSEDFRKRLNAALIEEGYDISHNRYPEGYQEAPLAYDAVWSVALAFNKTMQRLTEQNSGKNLKDFTYTDKEIANAIYAAMNSTQFLGVSGVVAFSSQGDRIALTQIEQMIDGQYYKLGYYDTQADNLTWFNKEKWDGEKVPQDRTIVRRVLRTVSLPLFICMSTISSFGILVAITLIIFNIWHRHRRVIQSSHPVCNTIMLFGVIICLVSVILLGIDGQFITADNYPKVCQARAWILSTGFTLAYGAMFSKVWRVHRFTTKTKTDPKKKVEPWKLYTMVSGLLMVDLVILLTWQMQDPLQRRLETFPLEDPISSNDDVKIRPELEHCESHNNSVWLGVIYGFKGLILVFGLFLAYETRSIKVKQINDSRYVGMSIYNVVVLCLITAPVAMVIASQQDASFAFVALAVIFCCFLSMLLIFVPKVIEVLRHPKDKVESKFSTDTGISKEDEERYQKLISENDDLQKLIAQKEDKIRLLKQRLTERESKNPAQPFNESLNGNTVGAVQFNRSSSTALAQK; encoded by the exons atgaaaaatagagCTTTAAAGCCCAATTATAGTTATTTTAGCGAAACATATAGCAGT GTAACATGCTTCGTGCAGTACCCCACAGTGTTCTGCATGCTGTTAGCAGTCCTATTTGTCGGTAGCGTAAATGGAGCAAATCAGCTGCATATTGGCGGAATCTTTCCAATAGGAGGAAAGGGTGGTTGGCAGGGAGGACAGGCATGCATGCCAGCTGCCAAGCTGGCCCTACAGGATGTGAATGAAAACCCAGACCTTTTGCCAGGGTTCAACTTAACGCTTCACAGTAATGATAGCGAG TGTGAACCAGGTCTTGGAGCAAGCGTAATGTACAACTTGCTATACAATTCACCACAAAAGCTGATGCTGTTAGCGGGATGCAGTACAGTTTGTACGACGGTAGCAGAGGCAGCTAAAATGTGGAATTTAGTTGTG TTATGCTACGGAGCTTCCAGTCCGGCTCTATCCGATCGCAGTCGATTTCCTACGCTGTTTAGAACTCATCCATCGGCTACAGTCCATAACCCTACTAGAATTAAACTGATGCAAAAGTTTGGCTGGTCAAGGGTGGCAATCCTGCAACAAGCAGAGGAAGTCTTCATATCG ACTGTAGAGGATTTAGAAACCAGATGCAAAGATGCCGGCATCGAAATAGTGACAAGACAATCATTTCTATCCGATCCAACGGATGCAGTACGAAATTTACGACGGCAGGATGCACGTATCATAGTGGGATTGTTCTATGTGGTGGCAGCACGGCGAGTCCTTTGCGAGATGTATAAACAGCAACTATATGGAAGGGCTTATGTGTGGTTCTTTATTG GTTGGTACGAGGACAATTGGTACGAGGTAAACCTGAAGAACGAAAACATTTCATGCACCAAAGAACAGATGAGGATGGCTGCCGAAGGACATTTAACAACGGAAGCGCTAATGTGGAATCAGAACAATCAAAAAACGATATCAGGAATGTCATCAGAGGATTTTCG AAAACGTTTGAATGCTGCACTAATTGAGGAGGGCTACGATATCAGCCACAATCGCTATCCGGAAGGTTACCAGGAGGCTCCACTCGCATACGATGCGGTGTGGAGTGTGGCATTAGCATTTAACAAAACGATGCAAAGGCTGACGGAGCAAAACTCGGGTAAAAATCTGAAAGACTTCACGTACACTGATAAGGAAATAGCAAACGCCATTTACGCCGCCATGAACTCGACCCAATTTCTAGGCGTATCG GGTGTTGTTGCGTTCAGTTCGCAGGGTGATCGTATTGCGTTGACTCAGATTGAGCAAATGATTGATGGACAGTACTACAAGCTAGGATACTACGACACACAAGCCGACAATCTTACCTGGTTTAACAAGGAGAAATGGGACGGAGAAAAG GTCCCCCAAGATCGTACGATTGTAAGACGGGTTTTGAGAACAGTTTCTTTACCACTCTTTATCTGCATGAGCACAATATCAAGTTTTGGCATACTGGTAGCAATAACACTCATCATATTCAACATTTGGCACAGACATCGAAG AGTTATTCAATCGTCACATCCCGTGTGCAATACCATCATGCTTTTTGGAGTGATCATCTGTCTCGTATCCGTCATCTTGTTGGGTATTGACGGACAATTTATAACTGCGGATAACTATCCAAAA GTTTGCCAGGCTAGAGCATGGATCCTGTCGACAGGGTTTACCTTAGCGTACGGAGCCATGTTTAGCAAAGTATGGCGTGTGCATCGCTTTACAACGAAAACTAAAACGGATCCAAAG aaaaaagtGGAACCATGGAAATTGTACACAATGGTGTCTGGACTATTGATGGTGGACTTGGTTATACTACTGACATGGCAAATGCAAGATCCTCTACAACGAAGGCTAGAAACATTCCCCCTGGAGGATCCGATTTCTTCGAATGATGATGTTAAAATACGACCTGAGTTGGAGCACTGTGAAAGCCACAACAATTCCGTTTGGTTAG GTGTGATTTACGGCTTTAAGGGATTGATACTAGTGTTTGGACTCTTCTTGGCATATGAGACACGTTCCATCAAGGTGAAGCAAATAAACGACTCTCGTTACGTAGGAATGAGTATTTACAACGTGGTAGTGCTATGTTTAATCACTGCACCGGTTGCTATGGTGATAGCGTCACAGCAAGATGCGTCCTTCGCCTTTGTTGCGTTGGCTGTCATATTTTGCTGTTTCCTCAGTATGCTACTAATATTCGTGCCGAAG GTAATCGAAGTTCTACGCCATCCTAAGGACAAGGTCGAGTCTAAATTCAGCACTGATACAGGAATTTCTAAGGAAGACGAAGAACGCTACCAAAAATTGATATCCGAAAATGATGATCTCCAAAAATTAATCGCTCAA AAAGAAGATAAAATCCGATTACTGAAACAGCGACTCACGGAACGGGAATCGAAGAATCCTGCTCAACCTTTTAATGAATCTCTAAATGGTAACACCGTCGGTGCAGTACAATTTAATCGATCATCTTCAACCGCTCTAGCTCAAAAGTAA
- the LOC128713396 gene encoding DNA mismatch repair protein spellchecker 1 yields the protein MSNLKPLQCLNLDKPQQRTFMEFFTALGEKPASTVRIFDRSDYYSCHGEDAVFVAKILFKSTNVIKIMEIDDHQLPYVSLSKNNFEGLIRELLLVRNYRIEVYTKSSKKKLENEWSIQYKGSPGNLAHFEDVLFNHNNEMVNGSALIALHVRQELKQRMVGLGFVDVNERRMGVIEFVDDDFCTELEALIVQLSPKECLLPNTTGEYERIEQIMKRNNVIITTRKAKEFTMEKPEIIECLNKLLRFREGQKQNANTIPEASKAVAISALGVALTYLELTNEIANHGQFQLSSLDSNRYVALDAAAVSALNLFPKPGTSTKSSTYRWQSVLGVLDRCRTPQGHRLMAQWIKQPLRDYELIKDRHDIVEYFVENTTMRTELYDNHLKKLPDIMFVLKRLLRRKASLQDIFRLYQVILRVPRMLSLLDMHDAGNVAVLNNIYKPIKDSLADLKLFKAMVEQIIDLEAVEQGEYLVKADFDSQLQERKQEMDEIHTKMKRHLSAVAKDIGLEAGSSIKLDFVSQHGFHLRITLKDETLIRKNNSYRVLDAIKGGVRFTTTKLQDYSELFATLKNAYEEQQQAIVSEVIRVAIGYIEPWTMLNSQIAQLDCLVSFAVSASTAPTPYVRPKMHKVGPSVLKLVQIRHPCLELQEDVNFIANDAMFDAKDTTMYIITGPNMGGKSTYIRSVGVAVLMAHVGAFVPCQSAEMSIVDSILGRVGADDNFTKGLSTFMVEMVETSGIIRKATDKSLVIIDELGRGTSTYEGCGIAWSIAEWLAKESKCFTLFATHFQEITDLATYVPTVKNCHMEAIVDGERMTLLYHVMPGVMEKSFGIQVAKLANFPPGVIKLAQKFYNECEDHRGSLKEKQDSDGLALLQKCFDEIDNFDGNSDTFSLSTEVLQNLRSLMN from the exons ATGTCTAATTTGAAACCTCTGCAATGCCTCAACCTAG ACAAACCACAGCAGAGAACATTTATGGAGTTCTTCACAGCATTGGGCGAG AAACCTGCCAGCACAGTGCGTATTTTTGATCGATCGGATTACTACAGTTGTCATGGCGAAGATGCAGTCTTTGTGGCGAAAATACTGTTTAAGTCTACGAACGTGATAAAGATAATGGAAATCGATGATCACCAACTGCCATACGTTTCtttaagcaaaaacaatttcGAAGGCCTGATACGAGAGCTGCTGCTTGTGCGCAATTATCGCATAGAAGTGTACACAAAATCTTCGAAAAAGAAACTTGAGAACGAATGGTCAATCCAGTACAAAGGGTCTCCAGGTAATCTGGCTCACTTCGAAGACGTTTTGTTCAACCACAATAATGAAATGGTGAACGGATCGGCTCTGATTGCTTTACACGTTCGCCAAGAATTGAAGCAGCGGATGGTTGGTCTGGGTTTCGTGGACGTAAACGAAAGGCGTATGGGTGTGATCGAGTTTGTTGACGATGATTTCTGCACTGAGTTAGAGGCTCTAATAGTCCAGTTGAGCCCTAAAGAATGTCTACTTCCGAACACCACAGGAGAG TACGAGCGTATCgaacaaataatgaagagaAACAATGTGATTATTACAACTCGAAAAGCCAAGGAATTCACGATGGAGAAACCAGAGATTATCGAATGTTTGAACAAATTGCTTCGTTTCCGAGAGGGACAAAAGCAAAATGCAAATACCATACCCGAGGCATCAAAGGCGGTCGCAATCAGTGCGCTTGGCGTGGCTTTAACATATCTTGAACTAACAAACGAGATAGCGAATCACGGCCAATTCCAGCTGAGTTCTCTTGATTCGAACCG TTACGTTGCGTTGGATGCGGCAGCAGTGTCAGCACTGAATCTCTTTCCCAAACCGGGCACATCAACCAAATCGAGCACTTACCGTTGGCAGAGTGTGCTTGGTGTACTTGATCGGTGCCGCACGCCTCAAGGTCATCGTTTGATGGCACAATGGATCAAACAACCGTTGCGAGATTATGAGCTTATCAAAGATCGTCACGACATTGTAGAGtattttgtcgaaaatacaaCGATGCGCACGGAGCTGTACGATAATCACCTGAAGAAACTGCCAGATATAATGTTCGTGCTTAAGCGACTGTTACGTCGCAAGGCTTCTTTGCAGGATATTTTCCGTTTGTACCAGGTAATACTACGTGTGCCCAGGATGTTAAGTCTGCTCGATATGCATGATGCTGGGAATGTAGCTGTGCTTAACAATATATACAAGCCGATCAAGGATAGTTTGGCAGATTTAAAGTTATTCAAGGCGATGGTTGAACAAATTATCGATTTGGAAGCGGTCGAACAAGGTGAATATCTCGTAAAAGCTGATTTCGATAGTCAGTTGCAGGAACGGAAACAGGAGATGGATGAAATTCATACGAAAATGAAACGCCACCTTTCTGCGGTAGCAAAAGATATCGGGCTAGAGGCTGGATCGTCAATCAAACTGGACTTTGTATCCCAACATGGTTTCCATTTGCGAATTACGCTAAAGGATGAAACTTTGATACGCAAGAACAATTCTTATCGTGTTCTAGATGCGATCAAAGGTGGCGTACGGTTTACCACAACCAAACTACAGGACTACAGCGAGTTATTTGCTACGTTGAAGAATGCTTATGAAGAACAACAGCAAGCAATAGTTTCAGAAGTGATACGTGTGGCTATAGGGTACATTGAGCCATGGACGATGCTTAACAGCCAGATAGCCCAGTTAGATTGTTTGGTAAGCTTTGCTGTTAGCGCTTCAACTGCACCGACTCCTTATGTCCGGCCCAAAATGCATAAAGTTGGACCAAGTGTTTTGAAACTTGTACAAATTCGTCATCCGTGCCTCGAACTTCAAGAAGATGTTAACTTTATCGCTAACGATGCAATGTTCGATGCTAAAGATACAACCATGTATATCATTACCGGTCCAAACATGGGTGGTAAAAGCACCTACATAAGATCGGTTGGCGTTGCAGTACTGATGGCACACGTCGGCGCATTTGTACCGTGCCAAAGTGCAGAAATGTCCATCGTGGATTCTATCCTGGGTCGTGTCGGTGCGGATGATAATTTTACTAAAGGGCTCAGCACGTTTATGGTAGAAATGGTTGAAACATCCGGAATTATTCGTAAAGCAACAGATAAGTCTCTAGTAATTATCGACGAACTTGGACGTGGCACATCGACATACGAGGGATGCGGTATAGCATGGTCTATTGCTGAGTGGTTagcaaaggaaagcaaatgctTCACTCTATTCGCCACACATTTCCAAGAAATAACTGACCTTGCCACGTACGTGCCGACTGTTAAAAACTGTCACATGGAAGCTATCGTCGACGGTGAACGAATGACTTTATTGTATCATGTTATGCCAGGTGTGATGGAGAAGAGCTTCGGAATACAGGTCGCCAAATTAGCCAACTTTCCTCCTGGTGTCATTAAG CTCGCCCAAAAATTCTACAATGAGTGTGAAGACCATCGAGGATCCCTTAAAGAAAAACAGGATAGCGATGGTTTGGCATTgctacaaaaatgttttgatgagATTGATAATTTTGATGGTAACAGCGATACTTTTTCTTTGTCAACTGAAGTGCTGCAAAATCTACGATCGCTGATGAATTGA
- the LOC128715822 gene encoding protein Wnt-2, with protein MRNVAAALFVILTIFKLRAAKCFVSTVLCSRIPGLSQIQRQICTESSDAVVSLASGQMLGANECQKQFYGHRWNCTHVWNNDMLGQIIVIGSKEAAYTYGITSAGAVYSITAACAKGNITTCGCDTKQKSFFSSETENWKWGGCSVDIGYGMRFAKKFLDAREIENDNRSLMNLHNNRVGRKIVKLLLRTECKCHGVSGSCAMKTCWKSLPSFHVIGNTMMKKYRKAKMVHGIHLRNSHLQLVVKRKGNKMQQKNGNILNDGQIPKRTELVYLEPSPNYCERNISIGVLGTTDRNCNRTSTSMDRCDLLCCGRGYNTHQIDRTWQCNCKFKWCCTVTCDVCSERKEEYTCK; from the exons ATGAGAAACGTTGCAGCGGCGCTGTTTGTTATTCTCACAATCTTCAAGTTAAG GGCTGCTAAATGTTTCGTATCAACAGTACTTTGTTCGCGTATACCTGGCCTTTCGCAAATCCAGCGTCAGATATGCACAGAATCCTCAGATGCTGTTGTATCATTAGCATCCGGGCAGATGTTAGGAGCGAATGAATGCCAAAAACAGTTTTACG gTCATCGATGGAACTGTACTCACGTTTGGAATAATGACATGCTCGGCCAGATAATAGTAATAG GTTCAAAAGAGGCTGCATATACATATGGCATAACTAGCGCCGGAGCAGTTTACTCCATAACTGCAGCATGCGCTAAAGGAAACATTACTACGTGTGGTTGtgacacgaaacaaaaaagttttttttccagtgaGACTGAA AACTGGAAATGGGGAGGTTGTTCCGTCGACATTGGTTACGGTATgcggtttgcaaaaaagttcctCGATGCCCGTGAAATCGAAAACGATAACCGCAGTCTTATGAACCTGCACAATAATCGTGTCGGAAGAAAG atagtGAAGCTTCTCTTGAGGACTGAATGTAAGTGTCACGGCGTTAGTGGTTCCTGTGCCATGAAAACCTGCTGGAAAAGCCTCCCATCGTTTCACGTTATTGGTAACACCATGATGAAGAAATACCGCAAAGCCAAGATGGTACACGGGATTCACCTGCGAAATAGTCATCTTCAACTCGTGGTGAAACG TAAAGGCAACAAgatgcagcaaaaaaatggaaatatacTGAATGATGGTCAAATTCCAAAGAGAACGGAGTTGGTCTATCTGGAGCCTTCGCCAAATTATTGTGAGCGTAACATCAGTATTGGTGTTCTGGGCACAACAGACAGAAATTGCAATCGTACTTCAACTTCCATGGATCGCTGTGATCTACTCTGTTGCGGACGAGGCTACAACACGCACCAGATCGACCGGACCTGGCAGTGTAATTGTAAATTCAAATGGTGTTGCACTGTGACATGCGATGTCTGCTCCGAGCGTAAGGAAGAATACACTTGTAAATAA